The genomic DNA ACAAGATCCAGAAACTTTGATGGTGAATGAGTTTGTTTTGTATGATATTGCACAAGCAAGACGAAGTGTCTCCACAAAGGAAGATCAATCACTACCACTTGATATGGTTAATAATGCCTCCAAGAATTCTGTTAAACCAGACTCAGAGTTGAGAAATAACTCAATGTCCGGGGATGGTTCAGATACAATGAAGCAGAGAACATCTCAGCCGAAAAGAACATCTCAAAGCTATGATCTTGAGGCTTCAAATGGAACAAACCCGTGGTCAGCTGCAGATTTGCATCCTGACCTTGAGATCGCTGCTATAATTATTCAAGACAcgattgagaagagagaaagcttAAAATACAGAAGAGGTGACAAAAGGTTGTTGGAGAAAACTAATCTTCTTGGTCTGTCTCCAattgaggaggagaagaaggagttGTTAGGCAGCAGAGTTTCAGAAAAATTGAAGGTTGTAATCCCAAGGGGAAACCACGGGTTACCGAGTACCAAGAACCTTGGTCCTTCTCCTTTGATTCAGAGATGGAGGTCAGGAGGTGGTTGTGACTGTGGTGGTTGGGACATGGCATGTCCACTTATGGTTCTTGGAAATCCTCGTATCTCATCTTCTCATGATCAGCCTCTTGTAGACAATCAGCATCCTTTACAACTATTTGTCCAGGTAAAAACTGGTTCTTTCCTCAATTCAACACAAGTTATGTTGCCTTAGAACTGCTTCTTTTTTATCATCTAACATGTATTGTCTTCATATTATAGGGTGCTAAAGAGCATATACCAGCATTGTACATGTCGTTTGTTGAGGAAGGGCATTACGATGTTCATTTCCACGCGCAGTTATCAACGTTGCAAGCATTCTCCATCTGTGTTGCCATACTACATAACACGGAAGTCTCGGATAGTTACAGGAATGGCGAGAATGTACAACAGTTCTCGCATTGCAACTCATTGAAAATgctgattgatgatgatgttcagTTCTTGGTTGAAGCAGtaactgaggaagaagaaaagaacgtACCTAAGCTTATGAAAGAAGCTGCGGCCGCTCTTCAATCGTACATGCCAAACCCTCCTTTCTCGCCAATCTCCCGAGTGTAGTCTGTGATGCTGTCATTATTGCAGGTACATTTGAATTCTTCTGTATCATGCATGAGTTGgcgagaagaagagaagagaaggttGGTCTCCAACTTCCTTCCCTGCAGAGCGCAACCATGAAGCGGGAGATTCGTAAGACAAGCTAGAGCTTGAAGATGGGATGGTCTCTGATCTCCAGATTGAGAAAGACGTCACATTCTTTGTTGTGTCATTTATTTATTCTTCGAGTAGGATCTAGGATTCTAGGCAAACGAAAAAGCCACACTGTTCATATTGTAAGGTAGCAAATGGGAAGTGCCCAATTTGGTTAGAGGTCTTATAAGCATAGAGTTGGTAgatccttcaaaaaaaaagttttgtaacTTGTAGTGAATAAtggatcttcatcttctctcccCAGTCAAAAAAGGACTTTGCACAAATGAATTTAATCAAATcaatagtttacaaaaataaaaacaaaaaaaatgtacaatATTCCATTCTTTGTATTACATATGTTGCAATCTTGATGGTTTCGTTGGGGGTGAACTGtccttgttctttgtttttgtgcCAGAGAGAGCTGACGAATTGGGCTGTGCCGCTTCTAGAGAGAGTACACTCTTGTAAAATTCATATGAAGCAAAGAATATAGCTCCTTGGGACATGTACATCACTAGTCTGGGGATCAATCCTCTGCAGcatataaaaaagagaagactaTGCCCGTAAATTGATGAAGCATGGATAATACAATTTCAATAACCAGGACTAGGGAGATAAGATCAGTGAATGCGAACCGAGACCTGTATAGCCCTCTCAGACCTTCTTGTTTGCGTATTGATTGAAGAGTTTGATAGACACTAGGATGCTGGTTCCTAGATCCGGGAATCTGCAGCAATGAGATAAGTTAGGTGTAGAAGACAACTCTTAGAGTAGTTCCTGAAAAGGTTGGAAAGAGAAACAAACCTGAGTTTGTAATCTTGTTTTTACTACATCAAATGGAGTTGTAAAGAAAGCAGCAGCAGATCCCGCTAAGCCTCCACATATGAGCTGTTAGAAGCAAATATTGGGAATATAAAGTAATCTCAGGTTCTCCATAAGAAGATAAAATACAGATAGCTAAGAGAACTACATAGTTCAGGATATTGTAAGATGAAGCAGAGAAGAGACAAACCGTTTGTAATGTCGTGGGTTGAGCCGATTGACCAAGAGGACCTAGAGATGGCAATACCATTTGCTTCATGTTTTCATAAACATAGAACTGTATTTCCAATAAATATGGCATCAGACGTTCAGAACTGTATTCAAGCAGAGAAGGAAAAATAGGAGAAGACTGGAGACATAAAGATCACAGACTGCTCCTAGCTAGAGCATAAGTACACATTATAGTGTGCGCAAAACGTACCTTAATGATTGAGTGTGGGATATTTCTACATAGCACTGCAGTCCATCCCGCATATAAAGAAAGCAGACCACCCTTTTGGATGATTCCAACCAATGCGGTCCTGTGTTCATATGTGCccaagaaatcaaaaaaaaatatgtaaaagcACAAAAGGAAATGGAGAACTAATTTAAATGAGAACTAATTTTTTCAAGCCAGGAAAACCTTTAAGAGACAAGAGAACAAGGAAGTGTATTATGCAGTTAGCAAAAAGTTAGGTTCAGGTTCAGCTTGGAGATGTTTACCAGCAATTGCGATAATGTGAACTGACTTGCATCTGCTGTTTTATACGCTCACTTGGCGTGAAGATAAAAGAAGTTGCAATGCTTGCAGAACCACCAGCTACGCAGTGGGTAAGGGAGCAATATTCCTGAAATTTCAAGAGTTTAATTATATGAACTTTAACAGGCCAGCAGAAAAAGGGAGAAACATGTCAGGGAAAAAAGTAGAGTAAGACGTAAGAGGAATTAGAGATAGTTCTATTGAAGTAAATGATACCTtaggaaaaagaggaagaagagctcCTTTAACTGATTCATAAGTGAAGGTATAGAGGGCAGAGATAGGAGCTGATGAGGCAATGTTGCTAGCAATCCCCCGGTAAAGTCCAGAAACACCTGAATACATATTAGGATATAATTGTGTTTAGCAACAAGGCCCTGTGACAAACTAATACAAAAAGTAAGCCTTTCTTTCTGATTATCTCCAGTAAAATCTTTTTTACCTCTTTCTGATATAATTGATCTCCCAGTATAGCATAGAGACTTCTCCTCCAAACGGCAAGACTGAATCATTGTCTTAACTGTATCAAGTGGATGAAGACAAAGACTGACACTTATGCCTGCCAACGCACCAGCAAAAGCATGCCGCTGTTTAGCAAAAGCGTAAGTAGGCGTTTCTGCAGAGGACGAACAAACTCCAGTCTCTTGGTTTTTTTCATATCTCTCAAGCAAATGTTTGTTTTCAACGATAGATAAGCTGTCCTCGTCTGAGTTATTCCCTGAAGAAGAAACCTCAGTATCGCTGTCCGTGCTACATGTTGAACTTATTATGTTCACTCCTTTGTTGTTGGCACACCTATCTTTGTAAAGCAAGAAGAGATAGTTCACATCATTAGATCTGGATGTTGTGGTGTCTACCAATGATTCTGCGACGCTAGCTCTTATTAGAGGAATCCTTGGTTCAGTAAGAGTTGAGCGGCCCTCTGCAGCAGTGGTAACAATGACAGAATCACAACTACTGGCATTTCTTGATGCGCATTCTGCTTCACGGCTGACTACATTGGGAATACGGTCAGCCGCTCCTCTTTGATACCTAGTACAAGTGGGAACTACTTCCTTACAGCTATACAATTTTTCAGTCTCCCATCTAGCATCAAAAGGAAAACTATACTCTCTGCAAGAACCACTGATACACTTGGCTCCATTACTCTGACTAAACCGACTAAAGAAAGATTCGCTAGATGGATTAGAAATACACATCTTCTCAGCCACTCTCAAAAACTTAACCCTGTGCTGTGTACTCGATGGCGACTGAGATACAGCCTTCTGATCAGAAGGCAACTGTGTACTACCCCTCAAAACTTTGAACTCACTAACTTCATCTCTATTTACATCATCTAAATTTCTTTCCTTTAATGAGCTAATCAACTCACCAGAAACAAAACCCGAACGATCCCACATCAAGTCAACAGCAGATATCAACGAATCCCtactcaaaatttgactcaactTGGTCTCTCCTCTTTTGATGTTCTCCCTCTGGAAAGCATATTCATACTCTAcatgtggatgatgatgatcactAATCTTTGACAACTTCCTCTTAGCCTCAGCTAAGTTCCAACTATGCTTAATCGAAGGTTGACCCTTCTTAACAGAGCCTTTCGTAGAAGAAGCCattttgctttatctttcaaTCAAATGAGAACCCACAAAACCAAACAAGTCAGAGCTCCCAATACGTTTCAAATCAGAACCTAGTAAGCATATTGATTGCTGCTAAGTAATTAACCAAGTTCTGATTTTTATGGATCGGACAAGTTCAATTGTATCCAGTAATACAATGCCCTAGCTGCAACAAGGATCTGTTCCAGAAACATGTCtcatgtgagaaaaaaaaaatcgaaaattttcttaaatatcaaaactaaTAGACGTAGTAGCTCAAATTGAAGTTATACCTTGAGAAACTAAGACACTCTTCTTCGGTTGAAGATTGAGATTTTCCCAAAttgctcattttttttctcGGGAAGATTCGGCCGCGAGTTGGAaatttttctgggtttaagtTTATGCGCTGGCTTCTCTCCTCAAAGGGTTTTacttttttaccttcttctttttttgcttaCTTTTTTTACATTAgtgaaaattatatagaaaTACATAAGTTTAGAATGGGTCTTTGTTCTAAGAAATGATGATGAGAAATCTGGAACTATATACATGTGGTAGTGTTTGGAGATTATACTAAAGagatgttattggtttatgatttaaatagaattttaaagactttaaatgttatatagtatctattactattatttaaccaagattttgttaaattcCGTTAaagtttattgttattttttttgcttgaatctaatattaaattatattcaaaaagaaaataaacgtAAAAAAGAATTCCAATAGAAAAAATGGCGATTGAAAAGGCGATTGTAAAAACGGTTACTTTTTGGTTCTGGATCCTCAATCACGTCTCCCTTGAGACGGTTTGTGACAGTTTCGCCGGCGTAGTGGCACGGTTTCCAGTCCACGATCTCCAGGCGGTTATCTCCACGAAGAGATCTCCACTTCGTGATGCAAATGGGAGGATTTCTCTCAGCGGCTTCCGCTATAAATGGCAACCACAATTTCTTCAATTATTCACTCTTTCATCTCAATTATCATCTACAATCTTCTTCCCATTCCGATACTATTGTGTTCTTACCAAGATGGCTGATAATTTATGAAGAGCGGTCCAAGACATCAATTTAGGTGCTGATGATGTTCCAATTGCCATTCCGGCAAACCTTGTTGCTAACGCCGCGGCGGAGAACCGATTCATCCTGATGGGTCGCCCAGTCATGCCCCGCCGCCAAAACATCCGTGCTATCATCGCGTCAATGCCACGAATCTGGGGACAAGCGGGTTTAATCCATGGTCGTATTGTGGGTGGAAACCAATTCCATTTTATCTTCCCGACTGAAGGTGAATTGGAACTGGTGCTTCGTCGTGGTCCCTGGGCCTTTAATGACCGTATGTTGGTGCTTCAGCGGTGGTACCCAAACGACAACCCACCACTCATTGACTTCATCCCCTTCTGGGTTCAGATTTGTGGGATTCCATTCCAATTTCTCAACAGAGAAGTCATTTCTCATATCGGACGCTCCATTGGCAATCTTCTGGAGGTGGATTACGATGCAGAAGCGGCTGCTCGTGTGGAATTTGTTCGGGTCCAGATTCATTGGGATATTCATCTCCCTCTGCGTTTTCAGagacaaattcaattccaaGCAGGAGTCAATACCCTTCTGCGATTTCGGTTTGAGAGGCTACGGGGCTTCTGTGAGGTGTGTGGCTTACTAACTCATGACACCGGTGCCTGTATTCTGCAAAACGGTGGTGAAGAGCAATTTGATGACCCTGAGGACGACGAAGGGCTTCCACCCCCTGCGATCCCGCGTCAAGGGGGAGTGATCATTCGTGAGATCATTGATGGTGAGGAGATGGACGAAGCAATTGGCAATGTTGCTATTCCTGAGGACCGTGTTCAGGAAGCTGTTgaagaaaacattgatcttCACCATGATGCTTTAGCCCTTCCTGATGAGCCCATTGCCGAAGTGATACCTGTCACTGAAACAACGCAACATGCTGATGACATTACCATTGCAAAAATGATCTCCAGAGGTAAACATAAGAGAAACAAACAGTCTGATCAACCAGAGAGAGGTGAATGCTCGAAGATGATGAGTTATGAGAATCCAATGTACTGGTCTGGGGAAGCTTCATCTCCCCAAGGTCTTGTAAGAGGCGCGGTGGGCTCAGAACCACCACTGCCCCCATGAGGACAACCGTTTGGAACTGTAGAGGACTAGGCAATGACCTCGCAGTTCGACGTCTTCAGGAGATTAAGAAGTCTTACTCTCCAGACATCATGTGCCTATTGGAAACAAAACAAGGGGATGACACTGTCAGAGCTGTATGTGCGGATTTAGGTTATGATCATGTATTCACAGTTCCCCCTGTAGGTTTAAGTGGTGGTATAGCTATCTTTTGGTCCAGTAGCATCTCTGTTTCAGTTCTTTCTCATTCTCCAAACCTTGTAGACACTTATGTTCAAGTTAATGGATTTGGCTTCTATTTGTCGTGTGTATATGGTAACCCAAATCCCTCCCTCCGACACCTGACCTGGGAACGTTTAGAAAGAATTGCAGTGAATAGAACTGGGCCTTGGATGGCTGTaggagattttaatgagatcAAAGGCAATCACGAAAAGAGAGGTGGACCTCCACGGCCAGAAAGTTCATTCACAGACTTTCGCAATATGCTTCACAATTGCGATTTCCATGACTTAAAATCAAAAGGTGATCCCTTCTCTTGGGCGGGTAAAAGATATTCCCACGATGTTTCAAGCTGCTTAGACAGAAGCATGGCTAATAATGAATGGTTGGCTCAGTACCCTGCTTCTCATGTTGAGTTCTTAGAACTTATAGAATCGGATCACAGACCACTTATAACCACCATCACCAATGACTTTAACCCCCGCCAAGGTCAGTTTTACTACGACAATAGATTGCTTCAACGAGATGGTTTTAGAGATGCAGTAATAGATGGTTGGAATCATCATTCAGTTAATAACCAGCTAAGCATGAGTATTCGCCTGCGTGAATGTCGAAAGAAGATTTCCCAATGGAAAAAACATAACAGATGCAATACCCGCGAGGAGATCAGGTTTTTGAAATCAACAATTGATAAGGCCCACTCTGATGGTTCATCTACAGAACGCATAAGAGACCTACGACATCAGTTGAGCAGTGCTTATGCCAATGAAGAGGAATTTTGGAGATTAAAGAGCCGTAAAGAGTGGATGTCATAAGGTGATAGAaacaccaaatatttttttgctacaGCCAAGAGTCATACAGCAAGAAACAAGATGTACTCCATACTTGATGAAGAGGGATATGAGCACCAAGGTGATTCTAATATCGGTGCTGTCGCACAAAAACACTTCACCAAGCTTTTCAAGAGTGAACTCTCTCCTCAAAACAATCACTTTCACGTTTTTCATGATTTTCAAGCTAGAGTAACCCCTGCAATAAACGAAGATCTCACCAAGCCGGTGACAGAGGAGGAGATCAAATCAGCAATTTTCTCAATTGGTGCTACTAAAGCACCAGGCCCTGATGGTTTTTCTGCTGCTTTCTATCAGAACTTCTGGGAAACAACAAAGGAAGCAATTATACTTGAAATCCAGAACTTCTTCACCAGCGGTACCTTTGATAAAGACCTCAATCATACAAACATCTGCCTAATCCCAAAGATAGATGGTGCCAGACATATGAAGGATTTTCGACCAATTTCCCTCTGCAACGTTAGTTATAAGATCATATCAAAGATTCTGGTCTCACGGTTAAAGAAGCATTTGAACTCCATCATCTCTGAAGAACAAGCGGCGTTTATTCCTGAACGCATCATAACAGATAACGTGTTAATTGCTCACGAACTCATTCACGCACTCAAGGTCAAAAGACGATGCTCAAATTCTTTCCTGGCCATAAAAACAGATATCATGAAGGCATACGATAGATTGGAATGGGACTCCTTACAAGAAACAATGCTCAAGTTTGGTTTCGACAATAAGTGGGTGCAATGGATTATGGAGTGTGTTCGTACTCCAACATTTTCTGTTAACATTAATGGCATCCCCCATGGTTTCATCCAGCCAGAGCATGGAATACGCCAAGGTGATCCCCTTTCACCCTATTTATTCATCATCTGTGCTGAGGTTTTAAGTCATCTGATGAAGAGAGCAGAACAACAAGAGGTCATTAAAGGAATCAAAATCAGCAATGCCAGTCCCCCGATCACACATCTACTTTTCGCAGATGATTCTCTGTTCTTCTGTCAGGCGAATATGAGTTCGTGTTTGGCCATTAGAGAGATTCTTACACAGTACGAAAGAGCATCAGGTCAACAAGTCAATACTCGTAAATCATCCTTAACGTTTGGAAAACGGGTTAGTGAGCCAACCAAAAATCAGATCAGACATGTACTTCAAATCCACAACGAAGGAGGATGCGGCAAATACTTAGGTCTCCCTGAACAATTCGGTCGCAAGAAGATTGAGCTCTTCCAATTCATCATCGACAATGTTAAGGGCAAAACAAAGGGCTGGAATAACAAATTTCTTTCCCAGGGAGGTAAAGAAATTCTTTTAAAAGCAATAGCAATGGCTATGCCGGTTTATACAATGAACTGTTTTAAGCTCCCAAAAGGAATTTGTGAGGATATTGAACGGAGCATTGCCAACTATTGGTGGAACTCCCAAAGTCAAGGCTCTGCAACTCATTGGGTAGCTTGGGACAGAatgaaattttcaaagaaagaaGGTGGGCTTGGTTTTAGAGATATAGATAAGTTCAATGATGCCCTACTAGCTAAGCAAGCATGGCGTATCCTCCAAAACCCCAATAGCTTGCTGTCACGAATCTTAAGAGGTAGATACTTTGCAAATTCTAGTATTCTT from Camelina sativa cultivar DH55 chromosome 2, Cs, whole genome shotgun sequence includes the following:
- the LOC104718822 gene encoding probable S-adenosylmethionine carrier 2, chloroplastic, producing the protein MASSTKGSVKKGQPSIKHSWNLAEAKRKLSKISDHHHPHVEYEYAFQRENIKRGETKLSQILSRDSLISAVDLMWDRSGFVSGELISSLKERNLDDVNRDEVSEFKVLRGSTQLPSDQKAVSQSPSSTQHRVKFLRVAEKMCISNPSSESFFSRFSQSNGAKCISGSCREYSFPFDARWETEKLYSCKEVVPTCTRYQRGAADRIPNVVSREAECASRNASSCDSVIVTTAAEGRSTLTEPRIPLIRASVAESLVDTTTSRSNDVNYLFLLYKDRCANNKGVNIISSTCSTDSDTEVSSSGNNSDEDSLSIVENKHLLERYEKNQETGVCSSSAETPTYAFAKQRHAFAGALAGISVSLCLHPLDTVKTMIQSCRLEEKSLCYTGRSIISERGVSGLYRGIASNIASSAPISALYTFTYESVKGALLPLFPKEYCSLTHCVAGGSASIATSFIFTPSERIKQQMQVSSHYRNCWTALVGIIQKGGLLSLYAGWTAVLCRNIPHSIIKFYVYENMKQMVLPSLGPLGQSAQPTTLQTLICGGLAGSAAAFFTTPFDVVKTRLQTQIPGSRNQHPSVYQTLQSIRKQEGLRGLYRGLIPRLVMYMSQGAIFFASYEFYKSVLSLEAAQPNSSALSGTKTKNKDSSPPTKPSRLQHM